From a region of the Halomonas sp. HL-93 genome:
- the ychF gene encoding redox-regulated ATPase YchF has product MGFNCGIVGLPNVGKSTLFNALTKSGIDAENFPFCTIEPNVGIVPMPDPRLNALAEIVKPQKVLPTTMEFVDIAGLVAGASKGEGLGNKFLANIRETQAIAHVVRCFDNDNVIHVANQVDPRADIETINLELALADLDTVEKASQRLVRSVKGGDKEAIATKEILDRIQPHVAEGLPLRSFGLCEDEQRQVKSFGFLTLKPTMYIANVNEDGFENNPYLDVVHEIAAEEGAVVVPVCNQIEAEIAELDDEEREMFLSEMGMDEPGLDRVIRAGYALLGLQTYFTAGVKEVRAWTVKQGATAPEAAGAIHTDFQKGFIRAEVVAFDDFVSLGGEQGAKDAGKWRLEGKEYIVKDGDVVHFRFNV; this is encoded by the coding sequence ATGGGTTTTAACTGCGGCATCGTCGGGCTGCCCAACGTCGGCAAGTCCACACTGTTCAATGCGCTTACCAAATCAGGCATCGACGCAGAAAACTTTCCCTTCTGCACCATCGAACCCAACGTAGGGATCGTGCCTATGCCCGACCCGCGGCTTAATGCCCTTGCCGAGATCGTCAAACCGCAGAAAGTCCTGCCGACAACGATGGAGTTTGTCGATATCGCAGGCCTGGTGGCAGGCGCCTCAAAAGGCGAAGGGTTGGGCAACAAGTTTCTAGCCAATATCCGCGAAACCCAAGCCATCGCTCATGTGGTGCGCTGTTTCGACAATGACAATGTGATCCACGTGGCCAACCAGGTTGATCCACGCGCCGATATTGAGACGATTAATCTTGAGCTTGCACTCGCCGATTTAGACACCGTCGAAAAGGCCAGCCAGCGCCTTGTCCGCTCGGTGAAGGGCGGCGATAAAGAGGCGATTGCCACCAAGGAGATTCTTGACCGTATCCAGCCGCACGTGGCTGAAGGCTTACCGCTACGTAGCTTTGGCTTATGCGAAGACGAGCAACGTCAGGTAAAAAGCTTCGGTTTTTTGACCTTGAAGCCCACCATGTACATCGCCAACGTCAATGAAGACGGTTTCGAGAACAATCCTTATCTGGATGTCGTTCACGAAATCGCTGCCGAGGAAGGCGCTGTGGTGGTGCCGGTATGCAACCAGATCGAAGCCGAAATCGCCGAACTGGATGACGAAGAACGCGAGATGTTTTTAAGTGAGATGGGGATGGACGAACCCGGTTTGGACCGTGTGATTCGCGCCGGCTATGCGCTGCTCGGCCTGCAGACCTATTTCACGGCGGGCGTTAAGGAAGTGCGCGCCTGGACTGTTAAGCAAGGAGCCACCGCGCCTGAAGCCGCCGGTGCTATCCATACCGACTTCCAGAAAGGCTTTATTCGCGCGGAGGTCGTCGCCTTTGATGATTTTGTTTCCCTGGGCGGCGAGCAAGGCGCCAAAGATGCAGGCAAATGGCGCCTTGAAGGTAAGGAGTATATCGTCAAGGACGGTGACGTCGTGCATTTTCGTTTCAATGTGTAG
- the pth gene encoding aminoacyl-tRNA hydrolase produces MSQVTAIIGLGNPGANYEATRHNAGFWLVDAIARSTHGELRPEKKFLGHYAKVRVGDHELHLLNPTTFMNRSGAAVAALCQFFKLTPDNLLVAHDELDLPPGQARYKTGGGHGGHNGLRDIISALGNQKQFHRVRIGIGHPGDASQVTNYVLGRAGKAEQTAIERAIDECLATLPSVLAGDWAKAMNQLHSLKP; encoded by the coding sequence ATGAGCCAGGTAACGGCCATCATTGGACTCGGCAACCCCGGAGCTAACTATGAGGCAACGCGCCACAACGCCGGCTTTTGGCTCGTCGATGCGATTGCCCGCAGCACCCATGGTGAACTACGCCCGGAAAAGAAGTTCCTCGGCCATTATGCCAAGGTGCGCGTCGGTGACCATGAGCTGCACTTACTCAACCCCACCACCTTTATGAACCGCAGCGGTGCAGCCGTCGCTGCTCTGTGCCAGTTTTTCAAACTTACCCCTGACAATTTATTGGTGGCCCACGACGAACTCGACCTGCCGCCAGGCCAGGCACGTTATAAAACCGGTGGCGGCCATGGCGGCCACAATGGACTGCGCGATATCATCAGCGCACTGGGCAACCAAAAACAGTTTCACCGAGTACGTATCGGCATTGGCCACCCGGGGGATGCAAGCCAGGTCACCAATTATGTACTAGGTCGCGCTGGAAAGGCTGAGCAAACGGCTATTGAGCGCGCCATCGACGAGTGCCTAGCAACCTTGCCCTCGGTCCTGGCTGGCGACTGGGCCAAAGCCATGAACCAACTACACAGCCTAAAGCCATAA
- a CDS encoding M18 family aminopeptidase → MSETFNADRVARLCEFLRQSPTPWHATGAMAERLEHAGFQRLEETANWQLMPGQRYYVTRNDSSLIAFQLPSGALRDLRMIGAHTDSPGLHLKPNATQYAAGWLQLGVQVYGGALLAPWFDRDLGIAGRVHIRHADGQLESMLLNVDHPVAIIPSLAIHLDRDVNAGRSINPQTQMAPVLLQSDTDKLQDLLARWLEAEHGLRAVDIVDFELGFYDVQPPSLVGVNQELIASARLDNLLSCFVGLEALLDCDGQQGALLVANDHEEVGSATACGAQGPFLGDVLKRLNAQVGGATEESLVQLTQSSLMISCDNAHGLHPNFRDKHDELHGPSLNGGPVIKVNASQRYATNSVTGALFRDVCRDADVPVQSFVTRSDMGCGTTIGPVTATEVGVPTMDVGLSQWAMHSIRETAGTQDVEYLTRALVGFLNRSTLS, encoded by the coding sequence ATGTCCGAAACATTCAACGCTGATCGCGTCGCGCGGTTATGCGAGTTTTTACGCCAGTCACCTACGCCTTGGCATGCCACGGGTGCGATGGCTGAGCGTTTAGAGCACGCTGGTTTTCAGCGACTGGAAGAGACGGCCAATTGGCAGTTGATGCCCGGTCAGCGCTACTACGTGACGCGCAACGATTCATCGCTGATTGCCTTTCAACTTCCCTCGGGAGCGCTACGGGATTTGCGCATGATAGGAGCGCATACGGATAGCCCCGGCCTACATTTAAAGCCTAATGCCACCCAGTATGCCGCCGGTTGGTTGCAGTTGGGGGTGCAGGTGTATGGCGGCGCGTTGCTTGCCCCGTGGTTTGACCGCGACTTAGGCATAGCTGGGCGGGTGCATATCCGCCATGCTGATGGACAGCTTGAGAGTATGCTCCTTAACGTTGATCACCCGGTAGCGATCATTCCGAGCCTTGCGATTCACCTTGACCGCGATGTGAATGCAGGGCGTAGCATCAACCCCCAAACCCAAATGGCGCCGGTGCTGCTGCAGAGCGATACAGACAAGCTCCAGGACCTGTTGGCACGATGGCTGGAAGCCGAGCATGGCTTACGCGCCGTGGATATCGTCGATTTTGAGCTGGGCTTTTACGATGTGCAGCCACCTTCCCTGGTGGGCGTCAACCAGGAGCTGATTGCCAGCGCGCGGCTGGACAATTTGCTGTCATGTTTTGTGGGCCTGGAAGCGTTGCTTGACTGCGATGGGCAGCAAGGCGCGCTGCTGGTCGCCAATGATCATGAAGAAGTGGGCAGTGCGACTGCCTGCGGTGCACAAGGTCCCTTCTTGGGCGATGTGCTGAAGCGCCTCAATGCGCAGGTGGGAGGGGCGACTGAGGAATCGCTGGTGCAGCTGACTCAGTCGTCGCTGATGATCTCCTGTGATAACGCCCACGGGCTGCATCCCAACTTCCGTGATAAGCACGACGAGTTGCATGGGCCGTCGCTTAACGGCGGGCCGGTGATCAAGGTCAATGCCAGCCAGCGCTATGCGACCAATAGCGTGACGGGCGCACTGTTCCGCGATGTTTGTCGCGATGCCGACGTGCCGGTACAGTCGTTTGTGACGCGATCAGACATGGGCTGCGGTACCACCATCGGGCCGGTTACCGCCACCGAGGTCGGCGTGCCCACTATGGATGTGGGTCTGTCTCAGTGGGCGATGCACTCGATTCGGGAAACCGCAGGGACTCAAGACGTTGAGTATCTAACCCGTGCGCTGGTGGGGTTTTTAAACCGCTCGACGTTAAGCTAG